In Hyperolius riggenbachi isolate aHypRig1 chromosome 10, aHypRig1.pri, whole genome shotgun sequence, a genomic segment contains:
- the LOC137534147 gene encoding transmembrane protein 17A-like isoform X2: MALPGAVRRQLDSLTRETVPQKGKPTEAGEVDIVSSLPLQISLYFNTFYFPFWWISDVIALQLKYILLPDHYKFILVTLLILMSVIEVIRLFLGYRGNLQEKVPELAGFWLLSILLQLPLLLFLIINPGVEPLPLEWATHGILVLFLLFQLPLSSFTLRRTTGRLAGRFHLLGTSVEQA, from the exons aTGGCGCTACCCGGAGCAGTTAGACGGCAGCTGGATTCTTTGACTCGTGAGACTGTTCCTCAAAAAGGCAAACCTACAGAGGCAGGTG AAGTTGATATTGTCTCCAGTCTGCCACTGCAGATATCTCTGTACTTCAACACATTCTACTTTCCCTTCTGGTGGATCTCTGATGTTATTGCTCTCCAGTTAAAG TATATACTTCTACCTGATCATTACAAATTCATCCTAGTGACATTACTGATCTTGATGTCTGTGATTGAAGTTATCCGACTGTTTCTTGGATATAGAGGCAATCTACAAGAAAAG GTTCCAGAACTGGCTGGGTTTTGGCTACTAAGTATCCTGTTACAGCTACCTCTGTTGCTTTTTCTCATAATTAATCCAGGCGTAGAACCATTGCCACTGGAATGGGCAACCCATGGTATTCTTGTTCTGTTTTTGCTCTTTCAGTTACCTTTGTCATCATTTACTCTGCGTAGGACCACCGGACGTTTAGCAGGCAGATTCCACCTGCTTGGGACCTCAGTAGAACAAGCATGA